One genomic window of Mucilaginibacter sp. SJ includes the following:
- a CDS encoding fasciclin domain-containing protein, translating to MKKLLLLISIVFCPALLLAQTDSKSSNTTTMLPANDIVKNISVAPNTHTFYIFIQKTNLALTYTSRGPITVFVPIDGGFSDMPTGKFDSLAKPAHIWELTDLVAYHAIAGQLKARDIQKKINKGKGIATFTTLSGGKLFAKIDSNSNIVLIDGNGGKSTISKFDIKQNNGIVHLVNKVLVPKKKLI from the coding sequence ATGAAAAAGTTACTGCTGTTAATATCCATTGTATTTTGCCCGGCATTATTGCTGGCCCAAACCGACAGCAAAAGCAGTAATACAACAACAATGCTTCCTGCCAATGATATTGTAAAAAACATATCTGTAGCGCCCAATACGCATACATTTTATATTTTCATTCAAAAAACAAACCTCGCACTCACTTACACAAGCCGCGGGCCTATCACCGTATTTGTACCGATTGATGGCGGGTTTAGCGACATGCCTACCGGTAAATTCGACTCCCTTGCCAAACCAGCGCATATTTGGGAACTTACAGATTTAGTAGCCTATCATGCCATTGCAGGACAGCTAAAGGCAAGAGACATTCAGAAAAAGATCAATAAAGGAAAAGGCATAGCCACATTTACCACACTTTCGGGCGGTAAATTATTCGCTAAAATAGATAGCAACAGCAATATCGTTTTGATTGATGGCAATGGAGGTAAAAGTACGATCAGTAAGTTTGATATTAAACAAAACAACGGCATAGTACATCTGGTAAACAAAGTACTGGTACCTAAAAAGA
- a CDS encoding phosphotransferase enzyme family protein — MEIFPTQYSTLSSKALNIKLQESYGLSHTTCRLLIRNVSDTYIIENAAEKYIFKIYRDAHRKLEEIKGEVELLTILFEKGAKVSRPIPDINGEMLQVFNAAEGIRYGVLFSWAQGGVVYAMNDQQLETVGREMAAIHNITSSTELSYHRKAYSVNTVIIDPIKVIEPAFAGLENEYEYLRNTALDVIAQYNQFCGGFSHGYCHFDFLPKNFHFDDAGEITFFDFDFAGKGLLAYDITSFFIHYFMEVTYGKITEQQGRDAFKAFIANYRKVRPLSDKEINAVPYLGFGFWVFYLGFQYENFDDWSNLFFGPKFLKDRVALIKKWMETAHLLLS; from the coding sequence ATGGAAATCTTCCCTACGCAATACTCAACCTTATCATCAAAAGCACTGAATATAAAACTTCAGGAAAGTTATGGTTTAAGTCATACAACGTGCCGGTTATTGATCCGCAATGTGAGCGACACTTATATTATAGAAAATGCAGCCGAAAAGTACATTTTTAAAATTTACAGGGATGCGCACCGAAAGCTGGAAGAGATCAAGGGTGAGGTAGAGCTGTTAACTATCCTGTTTGAAAAAGGAGCCAAAGTGTCAAGGCCAATTCCAGATATCAATGGCGAAATGTTGCAGGTTTTCAATGCTGCCGAAGGAATCCGTTACGGCGTGTTATTTTCATGGGCACAAGGCGGCGTTGTTTATGCTATGAATGATCAGCAGCTCGAAACCGTGGGCAGGGAGATGGCTGCTATACATAACATTACATCTTCAACTGAGCTTAGCTATCACCGTAAAGCATACTCAGTGAATACGGTTATAATTGATCCCATCAAAGTTATTGAACCTGCATTTGCCGGACTTGAAAACGAGTATGAATACCTGAGAAATACTGCTCTTGATGTAATCGCCCAATACAACCAATTTTGCGGCGGGTTTAGCCATGGCTATTGCCATTTTGATTTTCTTCCGAAAAACTTTCATTTCGATGATGCAGGTGAGATCACTTTTTTTGATTTTGATTTTGCAGGGAAAGGATTATTAGCTTACGATATCACCTCTTTTTTTATTCACTATTTTATGGAGGTTACCTACGGAAAAATTACAGAACAACAGGGACGCGATGCATTCAAAGCCTTCATTGCAAATTACCGTAAAGTTCGGCCATTATCAGATAAAGAAATTAATGCCGTTCCATATTTAGGATTCGGCTTTTGGGTATTTTATCTTGGTTTCCAGTATGAAAACTTTGATGACTGGTCAAATCTCTTTTTCGGGCCAAAATTTTTAAAGGATAGGGTCGCGCTGATTAAAAAATGGATGGAGACAGCTCATCTTTTATTGTCATAG
- a CDS encoding DPP IV N-terminal domain-containing protein, whose product MNKVYSLFNRVKKHTIIFICFVGSLLISINARAQYFGQNKVRYKNLKFNVYKTPHFEIYYYLKNDSMVKRFAQESELWYTLHQQVFRDTFKYANPIILYANHPDFQQTTAIDGEIGVGTGGVTEGLKNRVVMPVMETNQTTRHVIGHELVHAFQYRLLMGHDSSEYENINNIPLWMIEGMAEYLSLGKKDSYTAMWMRDAYLNHDIPTVRDLTESSKYFPYRYGEAFWSFIGSTYGDTVIVPFFKNAAKFGLEYGIRRTFGYDDRTLSRLWKNSIEATYKPFLKDTTQTPKGIKLVDSKNGGDLVVAPSVSPDGKYVAFLSAKSLFSIDLYLADAKTGRILRKLTSKVSNTHIDEFNFIESAGAWSPDGTKFAFSVFSKGRNRLDVVDLKSGNVIDDISMEQVGQFSNLSWSPNGKDIVFQGLVEGQGDLYSYNFDTKKITQLTNDKFSDYQPSYSPDGKKIIFSSDRTTYDQSLEQDIPFNLAELDLTTGKITDIKIFNGANNLNPQYSADGKQIYFLSNRDGFRNLYRYTIASGQIEQMSNLFTGISGITEYSPALSISNHDDIVYSYYRAQKYSIYNAKASDFTPIVVQPGEVNFAAGTLPPNRSVGVDLINSNLNNFLAYRKIPTDSVKAIPFRSKFKLDYLAGSGIGVGVSNFYGTSLSSGIQGVFSDILGRNQIFAAASVNGQIYDSGAAVTYVNQTGRWNLGVGVSHIPYQFGFNTTTYPVRNVGGKNQTVYSDNIDIIRNFEDAGRVFTSYPISRTTRFEVSGAASHNYYRVDRYSDYYLLDTAMVNGKPQVGIGNYITSDRKKIPNDEESATLNQNYGSTYFYNLKSYSILTLSTALIGDNSFFGVTAPLNGFRYRLEAGYNFGTYKFFAPTIDVRKYVRTAPVTFAARFFATGRFGDDKGLYPLFVGYPFYIRGYEGQTFYNNGKASTNGFTIDQLSGSRLAVFNFEVRLPFTGPEKLAAIKSKFLFTDLNLFFDAGLAWNAGDHIYFQKDPPVIGQQDFINSDGTTTTQNIYGRVPALSAGISLRINVFGAFILEPYLAVPFNRSDVKKPLFGLGFTPGW is encoded by the coding sequence ATGAATAAAGTTTACTCACTTTTCAATAGAGTTAAAAAGCACACCATTATATTCATTTGTTTTGTTGGCTCGCTGTTGATAAGCATCAATGCCAGGGCGCAATATTTTGGCCAAAACAAGGTAAGGTACAAAAACCTTAAGTTTAACGTTTATAAAACTCCTCACTTCGAGATTTACTATTACCTGAAAAATGATAGTATGGTAAAACGCTTTGCCCAGGAAAGCGAGCTTTGGTACACTCTGCACCAACAGGTTTTCAGAGATACATTTAAGTATGCCAACCCAATAATCTTATATGCCAATCACCCCGATTTTCAACAAACCACGGCCATAGATGGCGAGATCGGCGTAGGTACCGGCGGTGTTACCGAAGGCCTTAAAAACCGTGTGGTAATGCCGGTGATGGAAACCAATCAAACTACGAGGCACGTTATCGGCCATGAGTTAGTGCACGCTTTCCAATACCGGTTGTTGATGGGTCATGATTCGTCCGAATATGAAAATATAAACAACATTCCGCTTTGGATGATAGAGGGTATGGCCGAATACCTGTCCTTAGGTAAGAAGGACAGCTATACCGCCATGTGGATGCGTGACGCTTATCTCAATCATGATATCCCCACCGTTCGTGACCTTACCGAAAGCAGTAAATACTTCCCTTATCGTTATGGCGAAGCATTCTGGTCGTTCATCGGTTCAACTTATGGCGACACGGTAATTGTACCCTTCTTCAAAAACGCGGCTAAATTTGGTTTAGAATATGGTATCAGGCGTACGTTTGGTTATGACGACCGTACCCTTTCCCGCCTTTGGAAAAACTCTATCGAGGCTACCTATAAACCCTTTTTAAAGGATACCACTCAAACACCTAAAGGCATCAAACTGGTTGACAGTAAAAACGGCGGTGATCTTGTGGTTGCCCCATCCGTTAGTCCCGATGGTAAATATGTCGCCTTTCTATCCGCCAAAAGTTTATTCAGCATTGATCTTTATTTGGCTGATGCTAAAACAGGGCGAATATTACGAAAACTCACGAGTAAGGTATCCAATACCCATATTGATGAGTTTAACTTCATCGAATCGGCAGGTGCCTGGTCGCCGGATGGGACTAAATTTGCATTTAGTGTATTTAGCAAAGGGCGTAACAGGCTCGATGTAGTTGACCTGAAAAGCGGCAATGTAATTGACGATATCTCGATGGAGCAGGTAGGCCAGTTTAGCAACCTGTCATGGTCGCCAAATGGCAAAGACATTGTTTTCCAGGGATTGGTTGAAGGGCAGGGCGATTTGTATTCTTATAACTTCGATACCAAAAAGATTACGCAGCTCACCAACGATAAATTTTCTGATTACCAGCCAAGCTATTCGCCGGATGGTAAAAAGATCATTTTTTCAAGCGATAGGACAACTTATGACCAGTCGCTGGAGCAAGATATCCCCTTTAACCTGGCCGAGCTTGATCTAACAACAGGTAAAATAACTGACATTAAGATCTTTAACGGCGCCAACAACCTTAACCCGCAATATTCGGCTGATGGTAAGCAGATCTATTTCCTGTCAAACCGTGATGGGTTCCGCAACCTTTATCGTTATACTATCGCTTCGGGTCAGATAGAACAAATGAGCAACCTGTTTACCGGCATTTCGGGCATTACTGAATATTCACCGGCATTAAGTATTTCCAATCACGACGACATTGTTTATTCATACTACCGCGCACAAAAATATTCCATTTATAACGCCAAAGCGTCCGACTTTACACCAATTGTAGTGCAGCCGGGCGAAGTTAACTTTGCAGCAGGCACACTACCACCAAACCGCTCTGTTGGCGTCGACCTGATCAACTCTAACCTGAATAACTTTTTGGCGTACCGCAAAATCCCGACTGATTCGGTTAAGGCTATTCCTTTTCGCTCAAAATTTAAGCTGGATTACCTGGCAGGCAGCGGCATTGGTGTTGGCGTAAGTAATTTTTACGGCACAAGCCTTTCAAGCGGAATCCAGGGCGTATTCAGTGATATTTTAGGCCGTAACCAGATCTTTGCCGCGGCATCGGTAAACGGGCAGATCTATGATTCAGGCGCTGCCGTGACCTACGTAAACCAAACCGGCCGTTGGAACCTTGGTGTGGGCGTTTCCCACATCCCTTACCAGTTTGGCTTCAATACAACCACCTACCCGGTGAGGAATGTGGGCGGTAAAAATCAAACCGTTTATTCTGATAACATTGACATTATCCGGAATTTTGAGGATGCGGGCAGGGTGTTTACCTCATACCCTATTTCCAGGACAACACGCTTTGAAGTGAGCGGAGCAGCCTCACACAACTATTACCGTGTTGACCGTTACAGCGATTATTACCTGCTTGATACCGCTATGGTAAATGGCAAACCCCAGGTAGGTATTGGTAACTACATCACATCCGACAGGAAAAAAATCCCTAACGACGAAGAGTCTGCAACCCTTAATCAAAACTACGGTTCTACTTATTTCTATAACTTAAAATCATATTCCATTTTAACGCTTTCAACCGCGCTAATTGGTGACAACTCATTTTTTGGTGTTACAGCACCGTTAAATGGTTTCAGGTACAGGCTGGAAGCCGGTTATAATTTTGGCACCTATAAGTTCTTTGCACCAACAATTGATGTAAGGAAATACGTACGTACCGCACCGGTAACCTTTGCGGCCAGGTTCTTTGCTACAGGCCGTTTCGGCGATGATAAAGGGCTTTATCCATTATTTGTGGGTTATCCTTTTTATATCAGGGGTTACGAAGGGCAAACATTTTATAATAACGGTAAGGCTTCGACTAATGGCTTCACTATCGATCAATTATCAGGCAGTCGTTTAGCTGTGTTTAACTTTGAGGTACGTTTACCATTTACCGGCCCCGAAAAATTGGCTGCTATAAAATCGAAATTCCTGTTTACCGATCTTAACTTGTTTTTTGATGCGGGATTGGCCTGGAATGCCGGCGATCATATCTATTTTCAGAAAGATCCGCCGGTGATTGGTCAGCAGGATTTTATAAACTCTGATGGTACTACTACAACACAAAACATTTACGGCCGGGTACCTGCATTGAGTGCAGGTATTTCCCTGCGAATAAACGTTTTTGGTGCTTTTATATTAGAGCCTTACCTGGCTGTTCCATTTAACCGCAGCGATGTTAAAAAACCGTTGTTTGGTTTAGGTTTTACACCAGGTTGGTAA
- a CDS encoding penicillin-binding protein 1A gives MFRRIRNRFLRYFVIFIYFVIIFFCSIELNFLWLFGYSPDMQDIKSPVLSVGSEVYTADGKLIGQYYKENRSPIEFKEISPNLINALVATEDVRFYSHGGVDFYSFFTSVLSTAKGDRRGGSTITQQLAKNLFETRKKKSQGVIKHIPVLRTIVYKCKEWLTAFKIEHVYSKQQILTLYFNTVPFGNNSYGIKTASLKYFNKQPGTLNPAESALLIGMLKATSSYNPIKNPQRATERRNIVLGQMAKYKYLTADQYKSNFASPLGLDLSYVEDDSHGDSYLRRAVEKWLDKWCKENDYNLYEDGLKIYTTIDSKMQQYAEEAVTEKMKMLQKRFYNLWGNKNPWRDSKGVEIKDFILKNEQRLPIYKLLEKKYGGDTIKIQDYFKTKKRMTVFTWHGEQDTTFSTIDSIKYYAKILNTGMMTLEPSTGKIKVWIGGIDHRFFNYDHVNQSRRQAGSTFKPFAYLTALDNGFTPCDKFTDKPVSIKYKDNGEDKVWEPNNADFHFSYREMSLRWAMGKSVNSITAQLTEKVGWDKIVEYAHRCGIESPLKSVPSVSLGSNDVSVYEMVRAYSTFLNKGEKLDPLLVTKITDQQGNVIQEFKLKTEKVLSEETAWLMLYMFRGGMEEPGGTSQALWEYNGLWKKDNQIGGKTGTSSDYVDGWYMGITKDLVTGVWVGADDRSVHFTTSETGEGSHTALPIFGRFMEKVYADQSLGYTYGPFPKPWTKITKTYNCPSPHIEEDTTSTDSISNPIDTTGVTPVQENNPENPESTPPNNQR, from the coding sequence ATGTTCAGACGTATACGCAATCGCTTTTTAAGATACTTCGTCATATTTATATACTTCGTTATCATCTTTTTTTGTTCGATAGAACTTAACTTTTTGTGGCTTTTCGGATACTCTCCTGATATGCAGGACATTAAAAGCCCGGTACTTTCGGTAGGATCGGAAGTTTACACTGCCGATGGCAAACTTATAGGCCAGTATTACAAGGAAAACCGCTCACCAATTGAATTTAAAGAGATCTCCCCCAACCTTATAAACGCCCTTGTGGCAACTGAAGATGTGCGGTTTTACAGTCATGGCGGAGTAGATTTTTACTCCTTTTTTACCAGCGTACTCTCAACAGCCAAAGGCGACCGCCGCGGCGGCAGTACAATAACCCAGCAGTTAGCCAAAAACCTTTTTGAAACGCGTAAAAAGAAATCGCAGGGCGTCATTAAGCATATCCCGGTACTGCGCACTATTGTTTATAAATGCAAGGAATGGCTTACCGCGTTTAAAATTGAGCACGTTTACAGCAAGCAGCAAATATTGACGTTGTACTTCAATACCGTGCCCTTCGGCAATAATTCGTACGGTATTAAAACTGCGTCGTTAAAATATTTTAATAAACAGCCCGGCACATTAAATCCTGCCGAATCAGCCTTACTTATCGGCATGCTGAAAGCCACATCGAGCTACAATCCCATTAAAAATCCGCAGCGTGCTACCGAAAGGCGCAATATTGTGTTGGGACAGATGGCGAAATATAAGTACCTCACTGCCGACCAGTATAAAAGTAACTTCGCGTCGCCACTCGGGCTCGACCTGAGTTATGTTGAAGACGACTCCCACGGCGATTCGTACCTGCGCCGCGCCGTTGAGAAATGGCTGGATAAATGGTGTAAGGAAAACGATTACAACCTTTACGAGGATGGCCTGAAGATCTACACCACCATCGACTCAAAAATGCAGCAATATGCCGAAGAAGCAGTTACCGAAAAAATGAAGATGCTGCAAAAACGCTTCTATAATCTTTGGGGGAACAAAAATCCGTGGCGCGATTCAAAAGGCGTTGAGATCAAAGATTTCATTCTCAAAAACGAACAAAGGCTCCCTATTTACAAGCTACTTGAAAAAAAATACGGCGGTGATACGATTAAGATCCAGGATTACTTTAAAACGAAAAAGCGGATGACTGTGTTTACCTGGCATGGCGAACAGGATACTACTTTTTCTACTATAGATTCTATAAAATATTACGCTAAAATCCTGAACACCGGCATGATGACACTGGAGCCATCAACCGGTAAAATAAAAGTTTGGATTGGCGGTATCGATCATCGTTTCTTTAATTACGACCATGTAAACCAAAGCCGAAGACAGGCGGGCTCCACCTTTAAGCCATTTGCCTATTTAACGGCGCTTGATAATGGCTTTACCCCCTGCGATAAGTTTACCGACAAGCCGGTATCCATCAAGTACAAGGACAACGGCGAGGATAAAGTCTGGGAGCCCAACAATGCCGACTTCCATTTCTCCTATCGCGAAATGTCACTGCGCTGGGCTATGGGTAAATCGGTAAACTCCATTACAGCGCAGCTAACCGAAAAAGTGGGCTGGGATAAAATTGTGGAATACGCTCATCGCTGCGGCATCGAAAGCCCTTTAAAGTCCGTTCCATCGGTATCATTGGGTTCAAATGATGTTTCAGTTTATGAAATGGTTAGGGCTTATAGCACGTTCCTTAACAAGGGCGAAAAACTCGATCCGTTGCTGGTCACCAAAATCACCGATCAGCAAGGCAATGTGATACAGGAGTTTAAGCTTAAAACCGAGAAAGTGCTAAGCGAGGAAACTGCCTGGCTGATGCTTTACATGTTCCGCGGGGGGATGGAGGAACCCGGCGGTACCTCACAGGCGCTGTGGGAATACAACGGCCTTTGGAAAAAAGACAACCAGATAGGCGGCAAAACCGGTACATCATCTGATTATGTGGATGGCTGGTACATGGGTATCACCAAAGATCTGGTAACAGGCGTTTGGGTTGGTGCTGATGATCGCTCAGTACACTTTACCACATCCGAAACCGGCGAAGGCTCACATACGGCGTTGCCTATCTTCGGCAGGTTTATGGAAAAAGTATATGCCGATCAGTCGTTAGGTTATACTTACGGACCATTCCCCAAACCATGGACCAAGATCACCAAAACTTATAATTGCCCATCGCCGCATATTGAAGAAGATACAACTTCAACTGATAGCATAAGCAACCCTATTGATACAACGGGCGTAACACCTGTACAGGAAAACAATCCGGAAAACCCGGAAAGCACACCGCCTAATAACCAACGGTAA
- a CDS encoding polyphosphate kinase 2 family protein: MKSLTEQFKVPSNSKFSLNDHDPAFSDGYEKEDAGAVLDELIAETSKLEAQLYASNSYSLLIIFQAMDAAGKDSAIAHTMSGINPQGCQVYSFKQPSSEDYDHDFLWRHYKALPERGRIGIHNRSHYENVLVVKVHPELVLKENNPTIKQVKDINKQFWEQRYESIRNFEKHICNSGTVVIKFFLNVSKQEQKKRFLKRIDNPKKNWKFQASDIAEREHWDEYMKAYEKAINETATDDCPWYVIPADKKWFTRIAISTIIRDTLKKLKLEFPVLPKNEMEKLQEAKHLLEKQ; this comes from the coding sequence ATGAAAAGTTTGACAGAACAATTTAAAGTACCAAGTAATAGCAAATTTTCGCTGAATGATCATGATCCTGCATTTAGCGATGGTTACGAAAAAGAAGATGCCGGGGCTGTTTTGGATGAACTGATAGCTGAAACTTCTAAATTGGAGGCACAGCTTTATGCCTCAAATAGTTATTCACTGCTTATTATTTTTCAGGCGATGGATGCTGCCGGGAAAGACAGCGCTATAGCGCACACCATGTCGGGCATAAACCCGCAGGGGTGCCAGGTTTATAGCTTTAAACAACCCAGTTCAGAAGACTATGATCACGACTTTTTGTGGCGGCATTACAAAGCCCTGCCCGAAAGAGGGCGTATTGGTATCCATAACAGGTCGCACTATGAAAATGTGCTTGTCGTTAAAGTCCATCCCGAACTTGTTTTAAAGGAAAATAATCCAACGATAAAACAAGTAAAAGATATTAACAAGCAGTTTTGGGAGCAACGGTATGAGAGCATCCGAAATTTTGAAAAGCATATCTGTAACAGCGGAACTGTTGTGATTAAATTTTTCCTTAATGTTTCAAAGCAGGAGCAAAAAAAGCGGTTTTTAAAGCGAATAGACAACCCCAAAAAAAATTGGAAGTTCCAGGCCAGCGATATTGCGGAACGGGAGCATTGGGATGAGTATATGAAAGCTTATGAAAAAGCCATTAACGAAACCGCTACAGATGATTGCCCCTGGTATGTTATCCCGGCTGATAAGAAATGGTTTACGCGCATCGCGATATCAACTATAATCAGAGATACCTTGAAAAAGTTGAAGCTGGAATTCCCTGTTTTGCCTAAAAACGAAATGGAAAAACTACAGGAGGCTAAACATTTGTTAGAAAAGCAATAA
- a CDS encoding GH92 family glycosyl hydrolase, which translates to MSLIKPVFRSALPVALLFVLPFFSSAQKKKEKEKDYAQLVDPFIGTGGHGHTYPGAVRPFGMVQLSPDTRLEGWDGCSGYHYTDSLVYGFSHTHLSGTGVPDYCDVLFMPTTGDPKFKNTDYRSRFSKKNESATPGYYKTLLDKYNIGVELTATTRVGMHRYTYPSTDKANIIIDLQHRDEVLDSWIEVVNDHEVRGFRMSKSWADKQQVYFYAKFSKPFKTYGIAVNNEVQNGQSKAQGKNIKLFLQFDNPGEVISKVGISSVSTEGALKNLDAEVPDFDFKKIQKDAKIAWNHELNKIQVEGGAPAASTQAQPVGGTGSYSYAPPAKKIVQPDYAKIKQTIFYTALYHSMVAPNIYSDIDGQYRGMDQQVHTAQGFDYYTVFSLWDTYRAENPLLTLIDRKRTLDFIKSFLAMYDQGGLLPIWPLATTETYCMIGNHSIPVIVDAYAKGIRDFDAEKAFTAMKGAVNRNQFGLDNYRQNGAVQSDEEDASVSKTLEYAYDDWCIAQMAKMLNKTDDYTQYIQRAQYWKNVFNNQNTFMQARTNGGWLEPFDPAEINSNYTEGNSWQYSFLVPHDVETLIDKMGGKQAFENKLDELFSTQSKLSGSDIPDVSGLIGQYAHGNEPSHHMAYLYNFTDSPDKTQFYVSRILREEYSNKPDGLAGNEDCGQMSAWYVMSSLGIYNIAPGQQDFQIGIPQFDKAVINLENGKKFSIINPGAGITRSNIYLQGMNLDKKVYSKLFINYDDITKGGDFEVFTGRLANKIFTQDLEKPVSKITDNLIVPNPYIISPARSFKQPFSIQIKDQDTDAKIYYTLDGSAPTASSTPYTQPITISDNITVKAIAIKEGKSSFVDEASFIKLRNDIKLTILNKYLPNYPAKGDESLIDGQHGTTNWRLGNWQGYQGKDFIAIVDMSAVKPIKQISVSTLQDSRAWIVFPKYVQFWTSNDGKTYKLATTINTKVDIKDTNVQTQEFTAPLNTSARYIKLIAKQYGPLPDWHENKGNQSYIFADEITIE; encoded by the coding sequence ATGTCATTGATCAAACCTGTATTCCGCTCTGCCCTACCGGTCGCTCTGTTGTTTGTACTGCCGTTTTTTTCATCGGCACAAAAGAAAAAAGAGAAGGAAAAAGACTACGCCCAACTGGTTGATCCATTTATAGGTACAGGCGGACATGGGCATACTTATCCCGGTGCTGTGAGGCCTTTCGGCATGGTACAGCTTAGTCCGGATACCCGGTTGGAGGGTTGGGATGGCTGTTCCGGTTATCATTATACCGATAGCCTGGTATATGGTTTCTCGCACACGCACCTGAGCGGTACCGGTGTCCCTGATTACTGTGATGTATTGTTTATGCCAACCACCGGCGACCCTAAATTTAAAAACACCGATTATCGGTCGCGCTTCAGCAAAAAGAATGAGAGTGCCACACCAGGTTATTATAAAACACTGCTCGATAAATATAATATTGGCGTTGAGCTAACTGCAACCACCCGTGTAGGTATGCATCGCTACACTTACCCATCAACCGATAAGGCAAATATTATTATCGATTTGCAGCACCGCGATGAGGTTTTGGATTCATGGATAGAAGTAGTAAATGATCATGAAGTACGTGGTTTCCGTATGTCGAAATCATGGGCCGACAAACAGCAAGTATATTTTTACGCTAAGTTTTCAAAGCCTTTTAAAACTTACGGTATTGCTGTAAATAACGAGGTACAAAATGGCCAAAGCAAAGCACAGGGCAAGAATATCAAGTTGTTTTTGCAGTTTGATAATCCCGGCGAAGTGATCAGTAAGGTGGGTATCTCCTCGGTAAGCACCGAAGGTGCTTTAAAAAACCTGGATGCAGAAGTACCTGATTTCGACTTTAAAAAAATTCAGAAAGATGCCAAAATAGCCTGGAACCATGAGCTCAATAAAATTCAAGTTGAGGGTGGCGCTCCGGCAGCGTCTACACAAGCTCAACCTGTAGGTGGTACCGGTTCTTATAGTTACGCCCCTCCTGCAAAAAAAATAGTTCAGCCTGATTATGCCAAGATAAAGCAGACTATATTTTACACAGCGCTATACCATAGCATGGTAGCGCCAAACATTTATAGCGATATCGACGGACAATATCGGGGCATGGATCAGCAGGTGCATACAGCCCAGGGATTTGATTATTACACCGTATTTTCGTTATGGGATACCTACCGGGCAGAAAATCCGCTGCTTACGCTGATTGACCGTAAACGAACCCTTGATTTTATCAAAAGCTTTCTGGCGATGTATGATCAGGGCGGTTTGTTACCCATATGGCCGCTGGCAACTACCGAAACCTATTGTATGATCGGTAACCATTCCATCCCGGTTATTGTTGATGCTTACGCTAAAGGCATTCGTGATTTTGACGCAGAGAAAGCTTTTACCGCAATGAAGGGCGCTGTAAACCGCAACCAGTTTGGGCTGGATAATTACCGCCAAAACGGAGCTGTTCAATCAGACGAAGAAGATGCGTCTGTGTCTAAAACATTGGAGTATGCTTATGACGATTGGTGTATAGCCCAAATGGCAAAAATGCTCAATAAAACCGACGATTATACCCAATACATTCAGCGGGCACAATACTGGAAAAACGTCTTCAACAACCAGAATACTTTTATGCAAGCCCGTACCAACGGCGGCTGGCTGGAGCCTTTCGATCCTGCAGAGATCAACAGCAATTACACAGAAGGTAATTCATGGCAATACTCGTTCCTGGTACCGCACGATGTAGAAACCCTGATTGATAAAATGGGCGGCAAACAGGCATTTGAAAATAAGCTCGATGAATTGTTTAGCACCCAATCAAAACTTAGCGGCAGTGATATTCCTGACGTAAGCGGATTGATAGGCCAATACGCCCATGGCAACGAACCAAGTCATCACATGGCGTACTTATATAATTTTACCGACTCGCCGGATAAAACCCAGTTTTATGTGAGCCGTATTTTGCGGGAAGAATACAGCAACAAACCTGATGGTTTAGCCGGTAATGAGGATTGCGGCCAAATGTCGGCCTGGTATGTGATGAGTTCTTTAGGAATTTACAACATTGCACCCGGTCAGCAGGATTTTCAGATCGGGATCCCGCAGTTTGATAAGGCAGTGATCAATTTAGAGAACGGCAAAAAATTCAGCATTATTAACCCCGGCGCCGGCATTACCCGCAGCAATATCTATCTGCAAGGCATGAACCTTGATAAAAAGGTATACAGTAAGCTTTTTATCAACTACGATGATATTACCAAAGGCGGGGATTTTGAAGTGTTTACCGGCAGGCTGGCTAATAAGATATTTACCCAGGATCTGGAAAAACCAGTTTCAAAGATTACTGATAACCTTATCGTACCTAATCCTTACATTATATCGCCCGCCAGGTCATTCAAGCAGCCGTTCAGCATCCAGATCAAAGATCAGGATACCGATGCAAAAATCTATTACACACTCGATGGCTCTGCTCCTACTGCATCGTCAACGCCTTATACACAGCCAATTACTATTAGCGATAATATCACGGTAAAAGCTATCGCGATAAAGGAGGGCAAAAGCAGCTTTGTTGATGAGGCAAGTTTCATCAAACTCCGCAACGATATTAAGCTAACTATACTGAATAAATACCTGCCTAATTACCCGGCTAAGGGCGATGAATCATTAATTGATGGGCAGCATGGCACTACCAACTGGCGTTTAGGCAATTGGCAGGGTTACCAGGGAAAGGATTTTATAGCCATTGTTGATATGAGCGCCGTTAAACCCATCAAACAAATCAGCGTCAGTACCTTGCAGGATAGCCGCGCCTGGATTGTGTTCCCTAAATATGTACAGTTCTGGACATCAAATGATGGCAAAACTTACAAACTGGCGACCACCATTAACACCAAAGTTGATATTAAAGATACCAACGTGCAAACGCAGGAATTTACCGCGCCGTTAAACACCAGTGCCCGCTATATTAAACTGATAGCCAAGCAATACGGCCCGCTACCCGACTGGCATGAGAACAAAGGCAATCAATCCTACATTTTTGCCGATGAAATAACAATAGAGTAA